One segment of Paenibacillus rhizovicinus DNA contains the following:
- a CDS encoding IS3 family transposase, whose amino-acid sequence MVTNLESGGLQSKHIVIDELKSKRTVKELCAYLGISRSGYYSYLNRKDHDPDEDLKNKIKAIYEQRDKTVGYRRIQDELSRQYDLIVNHKKVLRLMQELGIKAIIRRKYVHRTSYEAAVSDGRIAANMLQRNFKADKPNQKWVTDVTQYRVFDERIYLSAIKDLWNNEIVGYHISRHNDNPLVLETFRKAFEKHKDVTGLIVHSDQGSQYTSHAYHDMLPQVGAQISMSRRGNCYDNASMESFFSHLKVEALYPYDIRSIDEAQRRIEEYIRFYNEDRAQRKLNKLTPVEYRRQLVA is encoded by the coding sequence CAAATCTTGAATCGGGAGGGCTGCAAAGCAAACACATCGTCATCGACGAGTTGAAAAGTAAACGAACTGTCAAGGAATTGTGTGCATATCTGGGGATCAGTCGAAGTGGTTACTACTCCTATCTAAACCGTAAAGACCACGATCCTGATGAAGATCTGAAGAACAAAATCAAAGCCATCTACGAACAGCGCGACAAGACCGTAGGGTACCGCCGCATACAGGATGAGCTATCTCGTCAATATGACCTCATAGTGAACCATAAGAAAGTATTACGCTTGATGCAGGAGCTTGGCATAAAAGCGATTATACGTCGTAAATATGTACATCGAACAAGCTACGAAGCAGCTGTTTCAGATGGCAGAATAGCAGCAAACATGTTACAAAGAAACTTTAAGGCGGATAAACCCAATCAAAAATGGGTAACAGATGTGACGCAATATCGCGTATTCGATGAGAGAATTTACTTATCGGCGATCAAGGATTTGTGGAACAACGAAATCGTCGGATACCACATCAGTCGTCACAATGACAATCCGCTTGTGCTAGAGACGTTTAGGAAGGCGTTTGAAAAACATAAAGACGTGACTGGGCTGATCGTTCACAGCGATCAAGGAAGCCAGTACACGTCCCATGCTTACCACGACATGCTGCCACAGGTTGGCGCCCAAATCAGCATGTCACGCCGAGGCAATTGTTATGACAATGCCTCAATGGAGAGCTTCTTCTCTCATCTGAAAGTAGAAGCACTCTACCCTTATGATATACGATCCATCGATGAGGCACAAAGAAGAATTGAGGAATACATCCGCTTTTACAATGAAGATAGGGCTCAACGAAAACTAAACAAGCTGACTCCGGTCGAATACCGGCGTCAGCTTGTTGCCTAG